GAAGTAGCCGGACCAACCCGCCAGAAGGGGAATAAGGACCAACAGGTACATCCACCAGATCTCGCCCAGGATCTCCCACTGATCGGTGATGGCCATTTGCACGATCCCGTAAAGCATCCCGCCAAATCCGATAGTGATCAGCACTGCAAGGACGAGCAGCCCGGCCGAGCTGTTCACGGGTTTTATCAGACCGAGGCCGTCGTCCTTGCGGACTCCGTACTCCTCGGGTGTATACGCGATCAACTCACCGTTTTCGGCGCGCCGATACACCAGGTCCCTTCGGTCCGGGGGGATGTAACCAGGGTCCTGGGGAACGTCGTTGCTACGCCTCGCCACGTGATTCCTCGATGGCACGCAACAGTCCGGCATCGTCCAGCCCCGGAGATTCAGCAACCTCATCGGCGTCGAAGTCCGGAATGCCTGTGACCCAGGAATCGCCGTCGCGTCGGACCAGCAGGTTCTTTTCGCTGTCCAGCGTCTTGAACACGAGGTAGGCCGAGCCCTCCGGATTCTCTTCAACGTGCTGACGGACTACCCGGAGGGTGGCCTCGGACGAGGAGATGGACGGGTCCTGGGCGAACGCAAACCATGTGCCCAGCAGCCGGGGCTGGAGCATGAGGGCTACACCCGGGGCTTCGAGGAGGGCAACATTGTCCATCGAGTCGGCGGTCAGAAGTGAAATTTCCGTCCAGCGCGTCGCGCGTCCCAGCGCCGTAGCCACCGCGGCCGCCACGCCGGTCACACCAAGGCGGCCTTCCGCGTCGACAGTTGCCATGTCGCGGGCCATCAGCGAAGAAGCTCCGGCGGTGGACAATGTCACATGATCCACCATTTCCTCGGCATGGAAGACAGCCACCGAACGGTCCCGGGCGGAGCCGTCGAAGACGTTAAGCAGATAGGCAAATTCGCCGACTCCGAAGCCGATGACGTCGATGCCGAGCCGAGGGTCCTGCCGGGTTTCGTCCTGGGTGGTCATAAAAGTCTCCTATCCTCCGATGCCGAGGAAGTTCGCAACGGACTTGCCTGCATCTTTAACGGTATTGCCGGCGTCGCTGACGAACTTGCCCGGATCTTTGACGGCGTTGGCTATGCCTTCGCCCACGTTCTTTCCCACGCTGCTGATCGTGTCCCAGTTCTCGTAGATAGCAATTCCTACACTGGCGACCTGGCACACGGTTCCGGCTGGTGGCGGCAGGAAGCAGCCGACCCCGAGTGTGGCCTTTAAGGCGCTCCCCACGCCTCCTTTGATGTCGCCGTGCGCGAAGCTGTTGACCGAGTCATAAGCGCTGAAGCCCACGCCGGCCCAGCCCAGTCCACGTGCCAGCCCTGACTTGCCGAGCCATTCATATTTCGAACCCGCAGCGATCCACGGCTTTTCGGCGAAGAAGCCCTCGAACTTGTTCAGTGGCCCGATGTATTTGTTCAGGTTTTTGAGCGACGCGATGTCGGAGGCTTTGTCAATGAACCCAATGCCCCGGTTTGCCTTGGCCGAGTCTTTGAGAAGGTCGTCAAGGGCGGAGTTCCCCGCGGTGTTTCCCAGAAGGTGGCGGCTGTCGAAAACGGGCCCGCCGATCCGGTGCATGCCCTTCGACAACAGGGCCTGGGCCATTTCCGCACGCTGGTTTTTCAGCACCCAGCCGTACTGCCCTATGTGCTTTGCCAGGGTGAGCGGGGCCTTGATGTACTTCTGGATGGTCATGCCGGTCCTCAGCGCACCGATGCCCCCAAGCAAGACCCCACCCAGCACGCCCGCCACGGTTCCGCCGGGACCGCTGACGGTGCCCGGACGACTGCCAGCCGCCCCGCTGTTGCTGGCCTTCTCCTGCTCGTTGGCGTTCTCCAGCAGCTTTTTGGATTCCTGCTTGAGTGCCAGTGCCGTCTGCTGGATCATCGCCCGATGGCTGCCGTTCCAGTCGGAGCGGAAGGAGTTGGCGTCGTGGCCTTTCCAGGAAGGGGTGTTGTTGATCTGGCTGCTCAGCTGCGCGGACTGCTGCAGCAGCTTGTCGGAGACTGTCCCGAACTGCTGCGCCAGCGTGCGCAGCTGGGCGACATCCGCGCCCCACACATCTCCTGCCACGAAGCATCATCCGCCAAATTCATCTATCCGTTCGTGCGGTTGTCCCCGGACCAAACTATCTGCTGCACCGCCGCACGGCCATGGGGCGATCTCCCCATCCCGCACCCCCGGTCCGGCAGAAGGCCGTTACCCCCGGTCCATTTCCTCCAGAACAGCAGCCTTGCGGGCACGCACAGCGAAGAAAGCACCGAAGGCGAAGACCTGGGTCACCACCACGAGCACGATGATGCCGCCGATCTTGTTGCCGCCCAGGATCATTGTCAGGCCGACGATCGCGGACAGGAGCCCGAGCAGGGGGAGCAGCATGTAGCCAAGGACAAATAGGGTTTCCGGTTTCTTCAGCATCAGCCCTCCGTCCGGACCCATTTGGTGAATCGGTACCGCGTTCCGTTGGCGGCAGTCAGCCAGCCATCGGGGGGAACTGAGGCTGCCGCCTCCCATGTTTCGCCAAGCTCGGGTGCGAACGTGTCGCCGTCTGCCTCCACGTCAATGGTGGTGACCACGGCGACATTGGCCAGCTCGGCGGACTGCCGGAAGACCTCACCGCCGCCGAGGATCCATACGGTCTCACCGCCGTCGACGAACTGCGATTCCAGGAGGGCATCGTCCAGGGAGGGGACCACGACGGCGCCCTCCGCCTCGGGCGTCCCGGCCCAGGTTTTCTGCCTCGTGATCACAATGTTGGTGCGGCCGGGCAGGGGACGGTACTTTTCCGGAAAGGACAGCCAGGTCTTGCGGCCCATGATCACGGGATGACCCATGGTCAGCCGGTTGAAGTGCCTCAGGTCCTCGGGCAGGTGCCACGGCATATCGCCGCCCTTGCCGATGACGCCGTCAGCGGTCTGCGCCCAGACAAGGCCTACGCCGGAGACGGAATCTGCGACTTGCTGGGTAAACGACTGGGGGTCTGCGGTGTTTTCGGTGCTCATACGGCAATCGGCGCCTTAATGGTGGGATGGTGCCGGTAGCCTACAACGTCGAAATCCTCGAGCGTGTAGTCGAAGATCGATGCGGGCTTCCGGACGATCTTTAGCTGCGGGTATTCGTAAGGCTCCCGGTCCAGCTGCTTGAGGACCTGGTCCATGTGGTTCTCGTAGATGTGCACGTCGCCCCCGGTCCAGACAAACTCCCCCGGCTCCAGCCCCACCTGCTGGGCGACCATGCACGTGAGCAGCGCGTAGGACGCGATGTTGAAGGGAACTCCCAGGAACATGTCGGCAGAGCGCTGGTAGAGCTGGCACGAGAGTTTGCCGTTGGCCACATAGAACTGGAAGAAGGCGTGGCACGGGGGAAGCGCCATGTCCTTGAGCTCGGAGACGTTCCAGGCGGACACGATGTGCCGGCGAGAATCCGGGTTGGATTTGAGGTTCTGCACCAGCTCCGCGATCTGGTCAATATGGCCGCCATCAGGGGTGGGCCAGCTGCGCCACTGGACGCCGTATACAGGCCCCAGCTCGCCGTCGGCGTCCGCCCATTCATTCCAGATGGTGACGCCCTGGTCCTGCATCCATTTCACATTCGATTCGCCACGCAGGAACCACAGCAGCTCAACCGCGACGGACTTGAAATGCACCCTTTTGGTGGTGATCAGCGGAAAGCTGCGGCTCAGGTCGAAGCGCAGCTGGCGGCCGAACACGCTGGTGGTGCCAGTCCCGGTGCGGTCTGATTTGTGCGTGCCATGTGCCATGACGTCGCGCAGGAGGTCTTCATAAGGCGTTGGGATGCTCACGGCTAAAGTCTACTTTGCCCTGGCGCCGGTTCCGTGGAGGCATACTGCCTGCGGCTGGGCTTGGCTGCTAGTCGTCAAACGGTTTGAACTGCTCTACGGCAACTATCCGGTTCTGGGTTCCGGGCGCCACATGGCATACCAGCATCTCTCCGGGGGACAGGTATGGCTGGGAGGATGGCAGGAGTTCGCGCAGCGGCGGTGGCATGTGCTTGGCTAGCTGGTCCATCACCGTCGGGAGTGCAGGCCGGTGCGTGCAAACGGCCACGGCGCGTTGCTTGTCGAAAAGTGCCTCGATGACAGCAGCTGTCTTATGCGGGTTCCTGGCATGCTTTTGCTCTGTCAGGTGGTCCACCAGTTTCACCTTGGCCCCCGTCGCGTTGACGTACGGCATCATGGTGGTGACGCATCTCACCCACGGGCTGCTCACGACGCGCAGGGGTTTCCACACCTGCAGCAGCCGCCCCACTGCCTTCGCCTGTCGCATGCCAGTTGCGGCAAGGGGCCGCTCGCCTTCGGCCTTGGTCCAGGAGGACCGGGGTTTGGCTTTGGCATGGCGCACCAGGACCAGCGGCCAGGTGTTGAGTTCAGCGCGTTCATGGGCCGCCCTCAGGTACTCCAAAGGAACGACGTCGGAGGGATTGGAGAGCAGGGACGCCGCCTTTTCGGGGGCGCACCACATGGCACTGTCCACTTCCTTGCCGTCAGGGACGATTCGCGCCCCGTTGACCTGGACCGCCCAGTAGTAAACCACTTTCAGTCCCGAAGCCACGTGGTAGTGGATCGGTGGAAGGGGGATGCCCAGCTCCGCGGTGAGTCCGATCTCCTCCTGCACCTCACGTACTGCGCATTCCGGAACGGTCTCGCCGTCGTCGATCTTGCCCTTTGGCCAGGACCAGTCGTCGTAGCGCGGCCGGTGGATGAGCAGGACCTCAAGGCCGTCCTTGCTGACGCGCCACGGCAGGGCTCCGGCAGCAGTGACCGCTACCGGTTCCCCTGGATGGTCAGTCTGGTCTGCTACGAGTGCGTCGCTCGACAATGCGCCGGCCCTATCGCCGGCTCAGCGTGCGCTGGCGGGACCTCGACGCGAGCAGCCACGACTGGACATCCTCAAGGCGGGTGCCGTCGTCGGCTATGTGGTGGCGCGTCCACATGCCCTGGTTGTCCAGATGCCAGCTGGCCGTCTCCGGGTCCGTGTAGCGGCGGAGCAGGTCCAGGACGTAGGTGATGTCATCGGGGCCCGTCAGCTGGACCAACGCCTCTACCCTGCGGTCAAGGTTGCGGTGCATCATGTCGGCCGAGCCAATATACACCACCGGATCGCCACCGTTGGCGAAGGCGAACACGCGGGAATGTTCGAGGAAGCGGCCCAGTACGGAGCGGACCGTGATGTTGTCGCTCAGGCCCGGCACGCCCGGGCGCAGTGAACAAATACCGCGGACAATGACATCCACATTCACGCCGGCCTGGGATGCTCGGTACAGGGAGTCGATGATTGCCTCATCCACCATGGAGTTGACCTTGATCTGCACCCTGGCGGACAGTCCAGCCCGGGCATTGCGGATTTCGGTCTCGATCCGGTCGATGAGCCCGGACCGTACTGAACGGGGGGCCACCAGGAGCCGCTTGAACGTTGACTTGGGCGCGTAGCCGGAAAGCTGGTTGAAAAGCTTGGACAAGTCCTCACCCACCTGCTCGTTGGCGGTGAGCAGGCCGAGGTCCTCGTAGTACCGGGCAGTCCTGGGGTGGTAGTTGCCGGTGCCGATGTGGCAGTAGCGGCGCAGCCCGTCCACTTCCTGCCGGACGACCAGGGAAAGCTTGCAGTGGGTCTTGAGGCCCACGATTCCATAGACCACGTGGACGCCGGCCTGTTCCAGCTTGCGGGCCCACGAAATGTTGGCCTGCTCATCAAACCTGGCCTTGATCTCCACCAGTGCCAGAACCTGCTTGCCGGCCTCGGCAGCGTCGATCAGGGCGTCAACGATGGGGGAGTCCCCCGACGTCCGGTACAGGGTCTGCTTGATGGCCTGGACCTTGGGGTCCGAGGCCGCCTGTTCCAGGA
Above is a window of Arthrobacter pascens DNA encoding:
- a CDS encoding WXG100 family type VII secretion target, with translation MAGDVWGADVAQLRTLAQQFGTVSDKLLQQSAQLSSQINNTPSWKGHDANSFRSDWNGSHRAMIQQTALALKQESKKLLENANEQEKASNSGAAGSRPGTVSGPGGTVAGVLGGVLLGGIGALRTGMTIQKYIKAPLTLAKHIGQYGWVLKNQRAEMAQALLSKGMHRIGGPVFDSRHLLGNTAGNSALDDLLKDSAKANRGIGFIDKASDIASLKNLNKYIGPLNKFEGFFAEKPWIAAGSKYEWLGKSGLARGLGWAGVGFSAYDSVNSFAHGDIKGGVGSALKATLGVGCFLPPPAGTVCQVASVGIAIYENWDTISSVGKNVGEGIANAVKDPGKFVSDAGNTVKDAGKSVANFLGIGG
- a CDS encoding NF038396 family protein; amino-acid sequence: MLKKPETLFVLGYMLLPLLGLLSAIVGLTMILGGNKIGGIIVLVVVTQVFAFGAFFAVRARKAAVLEEMDRG
- a CDS encoding dihydrofolate reductase, which gives rise to MSTENTADPQSFTQQVADSVSGVGLVWAQTADGVIGKGGDMPWHLPEDLRHFNRLTMGHPVIMGRKTWLSFPEKYRPLPGRTNIVITRQKTWAGTPEAEGAVVVPSLDDALLESQFVDGGETVWILGGGEVFRQSAELANVAVVTTIDVEADGDTFAPELGETWEAAASVPPDGWLTAANGTRYRFTKWVRTEG
- a CDS encoding thymidylate synthase, which produces MSIPTPYEDLLRDVMAHGTHKSDRTGTGTTSVFGRQLRFDLSRSFPLITTKRVHFKSVAVELLWFLRGESNVKWMQDQGVTIWNEWADADGELGPVYGVQWRSWPTPDGGHIDQIAELVQNLKSNPDSRRHIVSAWNVSELKDMALPPCHAFFQFYVANGKLSCQLYQRSADMFLGVPFNIASYALLTCMVAQQVGLEPGEFVWTGGDVHIYENHMDQVLKQLDREPYEYPQLKIVRKPASIFDYTLEDFDVVGYRHHPTIKAPIAV
- a CDS encoding NUDIX hydrolase, producing the protein MSSDALVADQTDHPGEPVAVTAAGALPWRVSKDGLEVLLIHRPRYDDWSWPKGKIDDGETVPECAVREVQEEIGLTAELGIPLPPIHYHVASGLKVVYYWAVQVNGARIVPDGKEVDSAMWCAPEKAASLLSNPSDVVPLEYLRAAHERAELNTWPLVLVRHAKAKPRSSWTKAEGERPLAATGMRQAKAVGRLLQVWKPLRVVSSPWVRCVTTMMPYVNATGAKVKLVDHLTEQKHARNPHKTAAVIEALFDKQRAVAVCTHRPALPTVMDQLAKHMPPPLRELLPSSQPYLSPGEMLVCHVAPGTQNRIVAVEQFKPFDD